In Saccharicrinis fermentans DSM 9555 = JCM 21142, a genomic segment contains:
- a CDS encoding LapA family protein produces MKKSFWILMVLAVLVVVFSVQNADPVHIRVLTWQGDISLAILLITTFILGALVGALYYGLTMRQKKNSKKDNIARDIPFEKEKKQEEIEADE; encoded by the coding sequence ATGAAAAAGTCTTTTTGGATATTGATGGTATTGGCTGTTTTGGTTGTTGTTTTTTCAGTTCAGAATGCCGACCCGGTACATATTAGGGTGCTTACCTGGCAGGGAGATATATCCCTGGCTATTTTGTTAATAACAACTTTTATTCTGGGAGCTTTAGTGGGGGCGCTTTATTATGGTTTGACCATGCGTCAGAAAAAGAATAGCAAAAAGGATAATATTGCCCGGGATATTCCATTTGAAAAAGAGAAAAAGCAAGAAGAGATCGAAGCAGATGAATAA
- a CDS encoding WbqC family protein: MNNTCTLFTTAYLPPVQYLAHMLYAENPVMEHHDHYVKQTYRNRCDIMGANGAISLTVPVAKGRRLKVKTKDLEISYDERWQALHWRSIVSAYSSSPFFEFYMDDFKPFYEQKYRFLFDFNLKLLQVIYDALDCPLNVKLTDAYVAANAERVVDYRELIHPKKNYAEMDRGFKVLEYRQVFQDRFSFTPNLSVIDLIFNKGPEAIDYLEESIVMK, from the coding sequence ATGAATAATACTTGTACCTTGTTTACTACAGCTTACCTGCCTCCTGTTCAGTACTTGGCTCATATGCTTTATGCTGAAAATCCAGTGATGGAACACCATGATCATTACGTGAAGCAGACATATAGAAATCGATGTGATATTATGGGAGCTAATGGAGCGATTTCTTTAACAGTGCCTGTTGCTAAGGGACGAAGGTTAAAGGTGAAAACCAAAGATCTGGAGATTTCCTATGATGAACGATGGCAAGCTTTACATTGGCGCTCTATTGTTTCTGCTTATAGCTCATCTCCTTTTTTTGAGTTCTATATGGATGATTTTAAGCCTTTTTATGAGCAGAAATATCGTTTTTTATTTGATTTTAATCTAAAATTGCTTCAGGTAATCTATGATGCTTTGGATTGTCCTTTGAATGTTAAATTAACGGATGCATATGTCGCCGCAAATGCAGAGCGTGTTGTTGACTATCGGGAGCTTATTCATCCTAAAAAGAATTATGCAGAGATGGATAGGGGGTTTAAAGTCTTGGAGTACAGACAGGTTTTTCAAGATCGTTTTTCTTTTACGCCCAATTTAAGTGTGATAGACCTGATATTTAACAAAGGCCCGGAGGCTATTGATTATCTGGAGGAAAGTATTGTGATGAAATAA
- the tssD gene encoding type VI secretion system tube protein TssD, with translation MYKIKLVVNSYERWLTGLHYEYFCPIEVDKKYYLKFLQKNFPYEMSDAYDLHPYGHILPSVKKSRLDDQLQRDTMRQVESGFYGPPFVFNDLCLGQFNESDTKKVGYYNTLAKARHDAGLDYGIVPNYTHNYDKYLRPVQNMTARTSYNKIGGIFSLELDSSENDDYLYEWLLSNQMRQGKLVFYDGDGDQAFKIEFWDCFCIRIGEQMTSTSSTAMKMNVRLSPAITRNRNEEHQKVWKITDITPSSNAFGSGPVGEEIVEEGKVISCKFIDEDGNDISNPKKNQNITLVINTTGLVGKRISINLGDDKIDYEYEGTYLENDLLENISVSDDIIKLPLKTLKQRK, from the coding sequence ATGTATAAAATTAAACTGGTTGTAAACAGCTATGAACGCTGGCTTACAGGTCTTCATTATGAGTATTTTTGCCCCATTGAAGTAGATAAAAAGTACTACCTAAAATTCCTACAAAAGAATTTCCCGTATGAAATGAGTGATGCCTACGATTTACATCCATACGGACATATACTACCATCAGTTAAAAAGAGTAGATTAGACGACCAATTGCAGCGTGATACGATGCGCCAAGTTGAATCAGGCTTCTATGGACCTCCTTTCGTATTTAATGACTTATGCTTAGGTCAATTTAACGAGAGCGACACCAAAAAAGTAGGCTACTACAACACCCTTGCCAAAGCACGACACGATGCCGGTCTTGATTATGGCATCGTGCCCAACTACACCCACAACTACGATAAGTACCTGCGCCCGGTTCAAAACATGACTGCCCGTACGAGCTATAATAAAATAGGTGGCATATTTAGTTTAGAGCTTGATAGTTCGGAGAATGATGACTATTTATACGAGTGGCTACTCAGCAACCAAATGCGCCAAGGCAAATTGGTATTTTACGATGGAGATGGCGACCAAGCCTTTAAAATTGAATTTTGGGACTGTTTCTGTATTCGTATTGGCGAACAAATGACCTCAACAAGTAGCACTGCCATGAAAATGAATGTACGTCTATCGCCTGCTATTACCCGTAATCGAAACGAAGAACACCAAAAAGTGTGGAAGATTACTGATATTACGCCTAGTAGTAATGCATTTGGGTCAGGACCAGTAGGTGAGGAGATTGTGGAGGAAGGAAAAGTTATTTCATGTAAGTTTATTGACGAAGATGGTAATGATATTTCGAATCCGAAGAAAAATCAAAATATAACCTTGGTGATTAATACCACTGGTTTGGTGGGTAAGCGCATAAGCATAAATCTTGGCGATGATAAAATTGATTACGAATACGAAGGGACTTACCTTGAAAACGACCTATTAGAAAATATTTCAGTAAGTGATGATATAATAAAATTACCTCTCAAAACCCTAAAACAACGCAAATAA